Proteins from a genomic interval of Coccinella septempunctata chromosome 2, icCocSept1.1, whole genome shotgun sequence:
- the LOC123307645 gene encoding uncharacterized protein LOC123307645 isoform X3, with protein MEERLYLFEVLIDSIYFDDSVSEIPQKKQIVVSVKLGNIVTLEIRSETLPISGEGGNKRLIDFKSGKSHLIPLLQENLLQVLDSQSLEVTVGVRGDVIPIGTSSAPWDDSFKEMVQASHEEFVTPASIFDNFCLMENGVIKGNVQLFLRLSCFGKSIQTQFEVLHDSGNKQFLFKTPNMATTFICSKFGAGTSTDFLPVGPLYNVGYMKSADKGTTNKSASWTAVMEGRSSSMFDKRSSIQSECLFPEYLNIVPPVKDSAITFDIVSLRARPEEEKFIDFLTGKKFGDIEESIQSFTIPDADEEESDDFPAKCDHEKNEQTKKPHLVRVPLRLRGGGSPEDATLQNARLRAGAPSKSPIAECREIMEQFDKILEEYRKALSPCGEIACNYVPNVTEDLCKKACGIKPESTNTVGCGLPDCQYAKYKSALMAMDADIEKQFIGPAILGNCGHPKCSYQADPILPPIHWDCPEPLPVGKCKNPNCPYGSNEMQTKGRFSSTKGPCGSDQCPYAPPAPCASPNCPFKSPPACAPVKQALPTTKSSARVKDDTCTGCPFSNPPQIVNMVFCDNPNCEVLKAAPAGDCGKRDRICESPNCPYRTLQNQCSNPNCPYTQSDAKGDCSNPNCPLGLKEEKSGSCTNPNCPFKAQAAQSCSNPNCPFTNSSSEPSSADDSLNSLACSNPDCPFRSTTKETKEPPKEACANPECPFNIPSVEKCMNPECPFLKKESSTESKESCDNPDCPYKRGSKISGESHESVCECDNPTCPSKRETCMNPNCPFNLRGLGPCTNPDCPHKVDALGRDLGFCATPDPSFNEYCADKTCPYHDKKLDKPAVGEEAKGELTEMDAQGRSMMMIGSKEAVEKGTIERTAGDRPSVYDMAPCTVKTCKFMGGHLTCVDCGVGTEGKKRGPCPKTCPAKKRMASWGHNENRRKSHHQAQKGDQSKPPGREESQEKKERRRF; from the exons ATGGAAGAACGTCTCTACTTATTCGAGGTCCTGATAGACAGCATCTATTTCGATGATAGCGTGTCGGAAATACCGCAAAAGAAGCAAATTGTAGTCAGTGTTAAACTCGGAAATATCGTCACTTTGGAAATAAGATCGGAGACCTTACCGATCAGTGGCGAAG GTGGTAATAAACGCCTTATCGACTTCAAATCCGGCAAATCCCACCTGATACCCCTTCTGCAAGAGAACCTGCTGCAGGTCCTGGACAGCCAGAGTTTAGAGGTGACTGTAGGTGTCAGAGGAGATGTCATACCCATAGGAACGTCTAGCGCACCCTGGGACGACTCTTTCAAGGAGATGGTGCAGGCTTCCCACGAGGAATTCGTCACCCCTGCCAGTATATTCGACAACTTCTGCCTGATGGAGAACGGCGTCATAAAGGGCAACGTCCAGCTCTTCCTAAGGCTGTCCTGCTTCGGCAAGAGCATCCAGACACAGTTCGAGGTGCTCCACGACTCTGGAAACAAGCAGTTCCTCTTCAAAACGCCCAATATGGCCACCACCTTCATTTGTTCCAA ATTCGGTGCAGGAACTTCAACGGACTTCCTTCCCGTAGGACCTCTGTACAACGTAGGCTACATGAAGAGCGCGGATAAGGGCACCACCAACAAATCGGCATCTTGGACGGCTGTCATGGAAGGACGATCCAGCTCCATGTTCGACAAACGGAGCTCAATTCAATCCGAGTGTCTGTTCCCGGAGTATCTGAACATAGTTCCTCCGGTTAAGGATTCGGCCATCACCTTTGACATAGTCTCGTTGAGAGCCAGGCCTGAGGAGGAAAAATTTATCGATTTTCTGACAGGAAAGAAGTTTGGGGATATCGAGGAGTCTATACAATCGTTCACTATACCAG ATGCTGACGAAGAAGAAAGTGATGATTTCCCAGCGAAATGTGACcatgaaaaaaatgaacaaacGAAAAAGCCACATCTGGTTAGGGTACCCCTAAGACTAAGAGGTGGTGGTTCACCAGAGGATGCTACATTACAAAACGCCAGACTGAGAGCAGGTGCTCCATCCAAATCACCAATCGCAGAGTGTCGAGAAATAATGGAACAATTCGATAAGATACTGGAGGAATACAGAAAGGCATTGTCGCCTTGCGGAGAAATAGCCTGCAATTACGTACCGAACGTAACCGAAGATCTGTGCAAGAAAGCATGCGGTATTAAACCAGAAAGCACCAACACCGTAGGCTGTGGCTTGCCGGACTGCCAGTACGCCAAATACAAGTCCGCCCTTATGGCAATGGACGCCGATATCGAAAAGCAATTCATAGGTCCCGCCATTTTGGGGAACTGTGGACATCCCAAATGCTCCTACCAAGCTGATCCTATCCTACCGCCCATCCATTGGGACTGTCCAGAACCTCTACCGGTCGGTAAATGCAAAAACCCCAACTGTCCGTATGGATCTAACGAAATGCAAACCAAAGGAAGGTTCTCGTCCACCAAAGGACCTTGTGGGAGTGATCAGTGTCCTTACGCACCCCCTGCGCCTTGTGCATCACCTAACTGCCCCTTCAAGTCCCCACCGGCATGTGCACCTGTGAAACAAGCACTTCCTACAACCAAGAGCTCGGCGCGAGTGAAGGATGATACGTGTACAGGGTGTCCATTCTCCAATCCCCCTCAAATAGTTAACATGGTGTTTTGCGATAATCCAAACTGCGAAGTTTTGAAAGCTGCACCGGCTGGCGACTGCGGGAAAAGGGACAGAATCTGCGAGAGTCCGAACTGCCCTTACAGAACCCTTCAGAATCAATGTTCAAATCCGAATTGTCCATACACGCAGAGCGACGCTAAGGGGGACTGCTCCAATCCCAACTGTCCTTTGGGGTTGAAGGAGGAAAAATCTGGTAGTTGCACGAATCCAAACTGCCCCTTCAAAGCACAAGCCGCCCAGAGCTGCTCCAACCCCAATTGCCCCTTCACGAACAGCTCTTCGGAGCCGAGTTCGGCTGATGACAGCTTGAACTCCTTGGCCTGTTCGAACCCCGACTGTCCCTTCCGGAGCACCACGAAGGAGACCAAGGAGCCTCCGAAAGAAGCCTGTGCAAATCCAGAATGTCCCTTCAACATTCCATCCGTGGAAAAATGCATGAACCCCGAGTGCCCGTTCCTGAAGAAGGAATCTTCTACGGAGTCGAAGGAGAGTTGCGACAATCCCGACTGTCCCTACAAGAGAGGCTCGAAAATATCGGGAGAATCCCATGAATCTGTGTGCGAGTGCGACAATCCCACATGTCCAAGCAAAAGAGAAACTTGCATGAACCCAAACTGTCCGTTTAATCTGAGAGGTTTAGGTCCGTGCACCAATCCGGACTGTCCTCACAAGGTAGACGCCTTGGGCAGAGATTTAGGCTTTTGCGCCACTCCAGATCCATCCTTCAACGAGTATTGCGCGGATAAAACCTGCCCGTACCATGATAAGAAACTGGACAAACCGGCTGTAGGCGAAGAGGCGAAAGGTGAATTGACAGAGATGGACGCTCAAGGAAGGTCGATGATGATGATAGGAAGCAAGGAGGCGGTTGAAAAAGGCACGATTGAAAGGACTGCGGGAGACAGACCATCTGTATACGACATGGCACCCTGTACGGTGAAAACGTGCAAATTCATGGGTGGTCACCTCACTTGCGTAGACTGCGGAGTTGGCACAGAAGGCAAAAAACGAGGTCCTTGTCCGAAGACATGTCCAG CCAAGAAGAGGATGGCGTCCTGGGGCCATAACGAAAACCGTCGCAAAAGCCATCATCAAGCACAAAAAGGCGACCAGTCAAAGCCCCCAGGAAGAGAAGAGAGTCAGGAAAAGAAAGAACGACGACGATTCTGA
- the LOC123307645 gene encoding uncharacterized protein LOC123307645 isoform X2, whose product MEERLYLFEVLIDSIYFDDSVSEIPQKKQIVVSVKLGNIVTLEIRSETLPISGEGGNKRLIDFKSGKSHLIPLLQENLLQVLDSQSLEVTVGVRGDVIPIGTSSAPWDDSFKEMVQASHEEFVTPASIFDNFCLMENGVIKGNVQLFLRLSCFGKSIQTQFEVLHDSGNKQFLFKTPNMATTFICSKFGAGTSTDFLPVGPLYNVGYMKSADKGTTNKSASWTAVMEGRSSSMFDKRSSIQSECLFPEYLNIVPPVKDSAITFDIVSLRARPEEEKFIDFLTGKKFGDIEESIQSFTIPDADEEESDDFPAKCDHEKNEQTKKPHLVRVPLRLRGGGSPEDATLQNARLRAGAPSKSPIAECREIMEQFDKILEEYRKALSPCGEIACNYVPNVTEDLCKKACGIKPESTNTVGCGLPDCQYAKYKSALMAMDADIEKQFIGPAILGNCGHPKCSYQADPILPPIHWDCPEPLPVGKCKNPNCPYGSNEMQTKGRFSSTKGPCGSDQCPYAPPAPCASPNCPFKSPPACAPVKQALPTTKSSARVKDDTCTGCPFSNPPQIVNMVFCDNPNCEVLKAAPAGDCGKRDRICESPNCPYRTLQNQCSNPNCPYTQSDAKGDCSNPNCPLGLKEEKSGSCTNPNCPFKAQAAQSCSNPNCPFTNSSSEPSSADDSLNSLACSNPDCPFRSTTKETKEPPKEACANPECPFNIPSVEKCMNPECPFLKKESSTESKESCDNPDCPYKRGSKISGESHESVCECDNPTCPSKRETCMNPNCPFNLRGLGPCTNPDCPHKVDALGRDLGFCATPDPSFNEYCADKTCPYHDKKLDKPAVGEEAKGELTEMDAQGRSMMMIGSKEAVEKGTIERTAGDRPSVYDMAPCTVKTCKFMGGHLTCVDCGVGTEGKKRGPCPKTCPGDPICPLATARKAKRSPRRRDPLYKRICTTKKKKLEDYGDMKYPGFKIGHRECVMPYFFVPPRMGWLWNIHTPCMNLKPRRGWRPGAITKTVAKAIIKHKKATSQSPQEEKRVRKRKNDDDSENELICPKPTLEIKKREGIYHITMNPLKDPNKLQTNENPYIDCTPMQFKVAKNNLLDPNCVCTDEGEFYKSDSSSDDELDILVTTPAGIIHPDRPIQKKEVSVKQTQYNEKDLPPPPEKAEDKKKEGTKGSKDKGGKEKKEKDKGGKDKAKKGKK is encoded by the exons ATGGAAGAACGTCTCTACTTATTCGAGGTCCTGATAGACAGCATCTATTTCGATGATAGCGTGTCGGAAATACCGCAAAAGAAGCAAATTGTAGTCAGTGTTAAACTCGGAAATATCGTCACTTTGGAAATAAGATCGGAGACCTTACCGATCAGTGGCGAAG GTGGTAATAAACGCCTTATCGACTTCAAATCCGGCAAATCCCACCTGATACCCCTTCTGCAAGAGAACCTGCTGCAGGTCCTGGACAGCCAGAGTTTAGAGGTGACTGTAGGTGTCAGAGGAGATGTCATACCCATAGGAACGTCTAGCGCACCCTGGGACGACTCTTTCAAGGAGATGGTGCAGGCTTCCCACGAGGAATTCGTCACCCCTGCCAGTATATTCGACAACTTCTGCCTGATGGAGAACGGCGTCATAAAGGGCAACGTCCAGCTCTTCCTAAGGCTGTCCTGCTTCGGCAAGAGCATCCAGACACAGTTCGAGGTGCTCCACGACTCTGGAAACAAGCAGTTCCTCTTCAAAACGCCCAATATGGCCACCACCTTCATTTGTTCCAA ATTCGGTGCAGGAACTTCAACGGACTTCCTTCCCGTAGGACCTCTGTACAACGTAGGCTACATGAAGAGCGCGGATAAGGGCACCACCAACAAATCGGCATCTTGGACGGCTGTCATGGAAGGACGATCCAGCTCCATGTTCGACAAACGGAGCTCAATTCAATCCGAGTGTCTGTTCCCGGAGTATCTGAACATAGTTCCTCCGGTTAAGGATTCGGCCATCACCTTTGACATAGTCTCGTTGAGAGCCAGGCCTGAGGAGGAAAAATTTATCGATTTTCTGACAGGAAAGAAGTTTGGGGATATCGAGGAGTCTATACAATCGTTCACTATACCAG ATGCTGACGAAGAAGAAAGTGATGATTTCCCAGCGAAATGTGACcatgaaaaaaatgaacaaacGAAAAAGCCACATCTGGTTAGGGTACCCCTAAGACTAAGAGGTGGTGGTTCACCAGAGGATGCTACATTACAAAACGCCAGACTGAGAGCAGGTGCTCCATCCAAATCACCAATCGCAGAGTGTCGAGAAATAATGGAACAATTCGATAAGATACTGGAGGAATACAGAAAGGCATTGTCGCCTTGCGGAGAAATAGCCTGCAATTACGTACCGAACGTAACCGAAGATCTGTGCAAGAAAGCATGCGGTATTAAACCAGAAAGCACCAACACCGTAGGCTGTGGCTTGCCGGACTGCCAGTACGCCAAATACAAGTCCGCCCTTATGGCAATGGACGCCGATATCGAAAAGCAATTCATAGGTCCCGCCATTTTGGGGAACTGTGGACATCCCAAATGCTCCTACCAAGCTGATCCTATCCTACCGCCCATCCATTGGGACTGTCCAGAACCTCTACCGGTCGGTAAATGCAAAAACCCCAACTGTCCGTATGGATCTAACGAAATGCAAACCAAAGGAAGGTTCTCGTCCACCAAAGGACCTTGTGGGAGTGATCAGTGTCCTTACGCACCCCCTGCGCCTTGTGCATCACCTAACTGCCCCTTCAAGTCCCCACCGGCATGTGCACCTGTGAAACAAGCACTTCCTACAACCAAGAGCTCGGCGCGAGTGAAGGATGATACGTGTACAGGGTGTCCATTCTCCAATCCCCCTCAAATAGTTAACATGGTGTTTTGCGATAATCCAAACTGCGAAGTTTTGAAAGCTGCACCGGCTGGCGACTGCGGGAAAAGGGACAGAATCTGCGAGAGTCCGAACTGCCCTTACAGAACCCTTCAGAATCAATGTTCAAATCCGAATTGTCCATACACGCAGAGCGACGCTAAGGGGGACTGCTCCAATCCCAACTGTCCTTTGGGGTTGAAGGAGGAAAAATCTGGTAGTTGCACGAATCCAAACTGCCCCTTCAAAGCACAAGCCGCCCAGAGCTGCTCCAACCCCAATTGCCCCTTCACGAACAGCTCTTCGGAGCCGAGTTCGGCTGATGACAGCTTGAACTCCTTGGCCTGTTCGAACCCCGACTGTCCCTTCCGGAGCACCACGAAGGAGACCAAGGAGCCTCCGAAAGAAGCCTGTGCAAATCCAGAATGTCCCTTCAACATTCCATCCGTGGAAAAATGCATGAACCCCGAGTGCCCGTTCCTGAAGAAGGAATCTTCTACGGAGTCGAAGGAGAGTTGCGACAATCCCGACTGTCCCTACAAGAGAGGCTCGAAAATATCGGGAGAATCCCATGAATCTGTGTGCGAGTGCGACAATCCCACATGTCCAAGCAAAAGAGAAACTTGCATGAACCCAAACTGTCCGTTTAATCTGAGAGGTTTAGGTCCGTGCACCAATCCGGACTGTCCTCACAAGGTAGACGCCTTGGGCAGAGATTTAGGCTTTTGCGCCACTCCAGATCCATCCTTCAACGAGTATTGCGCGGATAAAACCTGCCCGTACCATGATAAGAAACTGGACAAACCGGCTGTAGGCGAAGAGGCGAAAGGTGAATTGACAGAGATGGACGCTCAAGGAAGGTCGATGATGATGATAGGAAGCAAGGAGGCGGTTGAAAAAGGCACGATTGAAAGGACTGCGGGAGACAGACCATCTGTATACGACATGGCACCCTGTACGGTGAAAACGTGCAAATTCATGGGTGGTCACCTCACTTGCGTAGACTGCGGAGTTGGCACAGAAGGCAAAAAACGAGGTCCTTGTCCGAAGACATGTCCAG GCGATCCAATATGTCCGTTGGCCACGGCCAGAAAAGCTAAAAGGTCTCCAAGACGTAGGGACCCGCTGTACAAGAGGATCTGTACGACCAAAAAGAAGAAACTGGAGGACTACGGAGATATGAAATATCCCGGATTCAAAATTGGCCATCGGGAATGCGTGATGCCCTATTTCTTCGTACCTCCGAGGATGGGCTGGCTGTGGAACATTCACACGCCCTGTATGAATCTGAAG CCAAGAAGAGGATGGCGTCCTGGGGCCATAACGAAAACCGTCGCAAAAGCCATCATCAAGCACAAAAAGGCGACCAGTCAAAGCCCCCAGGAAGAGAAGAGAGTCAGGAAAAGAAAGAACGACGACGATTCTGAAAATGAACTGATCTGCCCGAAACCCACGCTCGAAATCAAGAAGCGAGAAGGAATATACCACATCACCATGAACCCCTTGAAAGATCCCAACAAATTGCAGACTAACGAAAATCCTTATATAGACTGTACCCCGATGCAGTTCAAGGTGGCCAAGAATAACCTTCTGGATCCAAACTGCGTATGCACAGATGAGGGAGAATTCTACAAATCGGACTCTTCCTCCGACGATGAGTTAGACATCTTGGTGACGACACCAGCTGGTATTATACACCCAGACAGGCCTATCCAAAAGAAGGAAGTCAGCGTGAAACAGACTCAGTATAATGAGAAAGATCTACCTCCGCCACCTGAGAAAGCAGAAGATAAGAAAAAGGAAGGAACTAAAGGTAGCAAAGACAAAGGAGGAAAAGAGAAGAAGGAGAAGGATAAAGGAGGAAAAGATAAGGCGAAAAAAGGAAAGAAATAA
- the LOC123307645 gene encoding uncharacterized protein LOC123307645 isoform X1, translating to MEERLYLFEVLIDSIYFDDSVSEIPQKKQIVVSVKLGNIVTLEIRSETLPISGEGGNKRLIDFKSGKSHLIPLLQENLLQVLDSQSLEVTVGVRGDVIPIGTSSAPWDDSFKEMVQASHEEFVTPASIFDNFCLMENGVIKGNVQLFLRLSCFGKSIQTQFEVLHDSGNKQFLFKTPNMATTFICSKFGAGTSTDFLPVGPLYNVGYMKSADKGTTNKSASWTAVMEGRSSSMFDKRSSIQSECLFPEYLNIVPPVKDSAITFDIVSLRARPEEEKFIDFLTGKKFGDIEESIQSFTIPDDEGNERVIYYFDDTLRKDDGSQKESKACQCSKMPAYCKHVYAAIEKYEKSHPDLMVFGRRVKYEKILKNQNKKNSDNEQDDSLLRLRGGNDQDEPYLLKRGKGCYNPCCKMAFKLRSVGVSQLVQNDDQQKEEDYFCADFYCPESTRRNVALQLKFSEDDVPETFTCRNRYCPAAKMFKRLGLGPLATERCQGTLYGPVEPPVQYGLSQTYGTFDTYGPYGIFSKTNTPFMQAEGKTWIKRPVLRLRGGGTMEVMDTGKTGSRGASISKSPIAECQEIMEQFDQILEEYRRALDTGNNRERDMAQFMDPSTTANCGHPRCTYISEPPLTPIHWDCPDPLPVGICKNPQCPYLPDDLKRIGRILESKGHKDNVDVKGCPAEYVQNQIKSAPEFPVSREGGGQRCPFYNPPKIVNMMQFCNLSLPNMKKSHSCCSNPNCPLKGIVSSCSNPECPFAHGDLSKPCSNPDCPFKVALLSAPCSNPDCPLRQVESSGPCSNPECPYKQSSVSQPCSNPDCPYKKGNLSTPDDGQSDESCHNPDCPFKQKSVESTEVCENPDCPFKTKQSSTPVWADICDQTEECKCDNPNCPAHKETCSNPECPFNVEKGEVCANPNCPYKKRESTKKKGVCGSPHRSVCGDKTCPFHEGAGDDGKEEEKKGEQSTIGGGDGEDKNQTEGMTVEEGALEYTKGDRTSKYDMTPCTLTTCKFMGGKLKCVDCATLTEGRKHAPCPKICPGDVKCPLAINTVSLPRTPRKAESEKRALRRERGKFAYHFGDTYPGINRGHKHCVISPFNVPPKMGWLWNLHTPCMQLKQRRGWRPGAIGKTILEAIQAHRRAQNMAPLEEGKVRRRKKKFGGVESETELIHPKPTLQIKRKEGVYYITMNPLKDPNTLVPNESPYMETTPLQFRIMKAKETNEYKSCVCNDQGIVYEPESSSSDSELDIEFTPPAGIIRPERFVKTKDVIHIDTQYNAQDIKPSSNDKQHRGKDEKENDKDKKDKDKKKDKKKEKGKDKKKKK from the exons ATGGAAGAACGTCTCTACTTATTCGAGGTCCTGATAGACAGCATCTATTTCGATGATAGCGTGTCGGAAATACCGCAAAAGAAGCAAATTGTAGTCAGTGTTAAACTCGGAAATATCGTCACTTTGGAAATAAGATCGGAGACCTTACCGATCAGTGGCGAAG GTGGTAATAAACGCCTTATCGACTTCAAATCCGGCAAATCCCACCTGATACCCCTTCTGCAAGAGAACCTGCTGCAGGTCCTGGACAGCCAGAGTTTAGAGGTGACTGTAGGTGTCAGAGGAGATGTCATACCCATAGGAACGTCTAGCGCACCCTGGGACGACTCTTTCAAGGAGATGGTGCAGGCTTCCCACGAGGAATTCGTCACCCCTGCCAGTATATTCGACAACTTCTGCCTGATGGAGAACGGCGTCATAAAGGGCAACGTCCAGCTCTTCCTAAGGCTGTCCTGCTTCGGCAAGAGCATCCAGACACAGTTCGAGGTGCTCCACGACTCTGGAAACAAGCAGTTCCTCTTCAAAACGCCCAATATGGCCACCACCTTCATTTGTTCCAA ATTCGGTGCAGGAACTTCAACGGACTTCCTTCCCGTAGGACCTCTGTACAACGTAGGCTACATGAAGAGCGCGGATAAGGGCACCACCAACAAATCGGCATCTTGGACGGCTGTCATGGAAGGACGATCCAGCTCCATGTTCGACAAACGGAGCTCAATTCAATCCGAGTGTCTGTTCCCGGAGTATCTGAACATAGTTCCTCCGGTTAAGGATTCGGCCATCACCTTTGACATAGTCTCGTTGAGAGCCAGGCCTGAGGAGGAAAAATTTATCGATTTTCTGACAGGAAAGAAGTTTGGGGATATCGAGGAGTCTATACAATCGTTCACTATACCAG ATGACGAAGGCAACGAACGAGTCATCTACTACTTCGACGATACATTGAGGAAAGATGATGGAAGCCAGAAGGAATCCAAAGCTTGTCAGTGCTCCAAGATGCCGGCTTACTGTAAGCACGTCTATGCCGCCATAGAAAAATACGAAAAGAGCCATCCCGATTTGATGGTGTTTGGAAGAAGGGTGAAATACGAGAAGATATTGAAgaatcaaaataagaaaaactcGGATAATGAGCAGGACGATTCTCTTTTGAGGCTACGAGGCGGTAATGACCAAGACGAACCGTACTTGCTTAAGAGAGGGAAAGGATGCTACAACCCTTGCTGCAAGATGGCGTTCAAATTGAGATCAGTCGGTGTAAGCCAATTGGTGCAAAACGACGACCAACAGAAAGAGGAGGACTATTTTTGCGCTGATTTCTATTGTCCCGAAAGTACCAGAAGAAACGTCGCGCTTCAACTTAAGTTCTCCGAAGACGACGTACCAGAGACCTTCACTTGTCGCAACAGGTATTGCCCGGCAGCCAAAATGTTCAAGAGGCTAGGGCTGGGTCCTCTGGCCACGGAGCGTTGCCAGGGTACTCTGTACGGACCTGTCGAGCCACCGGTGCAGTACGGTCTATCCCAAACGTATGGCACATTCGACACGTATGGCCCATACGGAATTTTTTCCAAGACCAACACTCCATTCATGCAGGCTGAAGGAAAAACTTGGATAAAACGTCCTGTGCTTCGATTGAGAGGAGGTGGAACCATGGAAGTGATGGATACTGGCAAGACTGGCTCACGAGGAGCATCGATTTCCAAATCGCCAATTGCCGAATGTCAAGAGATCATGGAGCAGTTCGATCAAATCTTGGAAGAGTACAGGAGAGCCCTTGACACTGGGAATAATAGAGAACGCGACATGGCGCAATTTATGGATCCTTCCACAACAGCAAACTGCGGACATCCAAGGTGCACTTACATATCAGAGCCTCCACTAACTCCCATACATTGGGACTGTCCAGATCCCCTGCCTGTCGGTATTTGTAAGAACCCCCAATGCCCCTACCTCCCAGACGACCTTAAAAGGATTGGAAGGATACTTGAGTCGAAGGGACACAAAGACAATGTAGACGTTAAGGGTTGTCCAGCGGAATACGTCCAGAATCAGATCAAGAGCGCTCCGGAATTCCCAGTTTCGAGAGAAGGGGGTGGGCAAAGATGCCCTTTCTATAACCCCCCGAAAATCGTGAACATGATGCAATTCTGCAACTTATCGCTGCCGAACATGAAGAAATCGCATTCTTGTTGCTCCAATCCTAACTGTCCACTCAAGGGCATAGTGTCATCTTGTTCCAATCCGGAATGCCCTTTCGCGCACGGGGACTTGAGTAAACCTTGTTCGAATCCTGATTGTCCGTTCAAGGTAGCTCTCCTATCTGCTCCTTGTTCAAATCCGGATTGTCCTCTCAGACAGGTGGAATCCTCTGGTCCCTGTTCAAACCCAGAGTGTCCTTACAAACAGTCCAGTGTATCCCAGCCCTGTTCGAACCCGGACTGTCCGTACAAGAAGGGTAATTTGTCCACGCCCGACGATGGCCAGTCAGACGAGAGTTGTCACAATCCAGACTGTCCCTTCAAACAGAAATCGGTGGAATCTACCGAGGTTTGCGAAAATCCAGACTGTCCATTCAAAACCAAACAGAGTTCAACGCCCGTTTGGGCAGATATTTGTGATCAGACTGAGGAGTGCAAGTGTGACAATCCAAATTGCCCGGCTCACAAGGAGACCTGCAGCAATCCGGAGTGTCCTTTCAACGTGGAAAAGGGTGAGGTGTGCGCGAACCCCAACTGTCCGTACAAAAAGAGAGAGTCTACCAAGAAGAAGGGAGTTTGTGGCTCTCCCCATAGATCCGTGTGTGGGGATAAGACTTGCCCGTTCCACGAAGGAGCCGGAGACGATGGGaaggaggaggagaagaaaGGGGAACAGTCCACCATCGGTGGGGGAGACGGGGAGGATAAAAATCAAACGGAGGGGATGACTGTAGAAGAAGGAGCGCTTGAGTACACCAAAGGCGATCGGACATCTAAATACGACATGACTCCTTGCACCCTCACCACCTGCAAGTTCATGGGTGGCAAACTGAAGTGCGTGGATTGTGCCACGTTGACGGAAGGAAGGAAACACGCTCCGTGTCCCAAGATATGTCCAGGTGACGTTAAATGTCCACTGGCTATCAACACCGTATCGCTGCCGAGGACGCCGAGGaaggctgaatcggaaaaacgGGCTCTGAGGAGAGAAAGGGGTAAATTCGCATATCATTTCGGTGACACTTATCCAGGGATCAATAGGGGTCACAAGCATTGCGTGATTTCCCCGTTTAACGTTCCTCCTAAGATGGGTTGGCTGTGGAACCTTCACACTCCCTGCATGCAACTAAAA CAAAGGAGGGGTTGGAGACCTGGTGCCATCGGCAAGACCATTCTGGAAGCGATACAGGCCCACCGTAGGGCTCAGAACATGGCACCCTTGGAGGAAGGTAAAGTGAGGAGGAGAAAGAAGAAATTCGGTGGCGTTGAATCCGAAACCGAGCTCATTCATCCCAAGCCCACTCTGCAAATCAAGAGGAAGGAGGGTGTCTACTACATCACCATGAATCCACTGAAGGATCCCAATACCCTAGTTCCTAACGAAAGTCCTTATATGGAGACTACGCCGTTACAGTTCAGGATAATGAAGGCGAAAGAAACCAACGAGTACAAATCTTGCGTATGCAACGATCAAGGCATAGTCTACGAGCCTGAATCATCGTCGTCAGACAGCGAGTTGGACATAGAGTTCACGCCCCCAGCTGGCATCATACGGCCAGAGAGATTTGTCAAAACGAAGGATGTCATCCATATCGACACTCAGTACAACGCTCAAGATATCAAACCTTCCTCTAATGATAAACAGCATAGAGGAAAGGACGAGAAAGAAAACGATAAGGATAAGAAAGACAAAGATAAAAAGaaggacaaaaaaaaagaaaaggggaaggataagaagaagaagaaatag
- the LOC123307365 gene encoding uncharacterized protein LOC123307365: MDFIDANRPLNRPIVKFLREQQCGFYKGEPKVCCGHIPEGLKMLISMNKNNMNNLSVRDERSIRSVSRGRRVPDRKKVYTDHSLPPVDKLLRYRRTGEEENDHIELR; encoded by the coding sequence ATGGATTTCATAGACGCCAACAGACCACTCAACCGACCTATAGTTAAATTCTTGCGAGAACAACAATGCGGGTTCTATAAAGGAGAACCAAAGGTGTGCTGCGGTCATATTCCAGAAGGTCTCAAAATGTTAATTTCCATGAACAAAAACAACATGAACAATCTGTCTGTGAGAGATGAAAGATCGATAAGAAGCGTCAGCAGAGGCCGTAGAGTTCCAGATCGGAAAAAAGTTTATACCGATCACTCTTTGCCACCAGTAGACAAACTCCTTAGGTATAGGAGAACAGGAGAAGAGGAAAACGACCATATAGAACTTCGCTGA